One window of the Thalassoroseus pseudoceratinae genome contains the following:
- a CDS encoding EAL domain-containing protein, whose product MNSQLKPTQNAMPPRILIVDDNPSIHEDFKKVLEVHEDLIPDIDQFEIDDFEADPSPQFRIDSAYQGHEGIQMVADGEAQADPYSLAFVDMRMPPGLDGLQTIEQLWKVSPDLQVVICTAFSDRSWEEMNAQFGYTDSLLVLKKPFDDIEVFQLAVALTRKWEMTRQAGLKQRELEELVRQRTVELEQAALHDGLTGLANRVKFNDRLSETLTRASCYAQKTAVFLIDLDQFKYINDTMGHPVGDDLIRNVGKRLSRVVQDAGLVARFGGDEFAIIQESVVNEQEIPLLATELLAAIRTPVELGESSVVVSASIGIAVSPCDAETPVDLVKNADLALYRAKADGRGCARFFETNMDQQLRNRREMDSRLREAIANEEFVLHFQPLFLSASGGVCSLEALLRWNDPNSGLVSPDKFIPLAEETGLIQPIGEWVLSEACRQACNWPEEVRVAVNVSPVQFKCGSVLKSVAKAINESGLDPSRLEIEITESVLLSDNADTLEQLHAIRDLGARIVLDDFGTGYSSLSYLRRFPFDKLKMDKSFVRDLNQADADAIVSTVANLGRCLGMETTAEGVETEEQYIRLVKEGFTQIQGFLRGKPVAAEDVAGTYLSGFSRVESGALCSDRIAWKSDELLHRIAETIDNSHSEASGAETHRQLVTATKLE is encoded by the coding sequence ATGAATTCGCAGCTGAAACCAACGCAGAATGCCATGCCGCCCCGAATTCTCATCGTCGACGACAATCCGTCGATTCATGAAGACTTCAAAAAAGTGCTCGAAGTCCACGAAGACCTGATTCCAGACATCGATCAATTCGAGATTGATGACTTCGAAGCCGATCCTTCCCCTCAGTTTCGTATCGATTCGGCGTATCAGGGGCACGAAGGGATCCAGATGGTTGCGGACGGCGAAGCCCAAGCCGATCCCTACTCGCTCGCCTTCGTCGACATGCGAATGCCACCGGGATTGGACGGCCTGCAGACGATCGAGCAGTTGTGGAAAGTCTCTCCAGATTTGCAGGTCGTCATCTGCACAGCGTTCTCGGACCGTTCTTGGGAAGAAATGAATGCTCAGTTTGGCTATACCGACAGCCTGCTGGTTCTGAAAAAACCGTTCGACGACATCGAGGTTTTTCAGCTCGCCGTCGCCCTGACTCGCAAATGGGAGATGACTCGGCAAGCCGGTCTGAAGCAACGCGAACTGGAAGAGTTGGTTCGTCAACGCACAGTCGAACTCGAGCAAGCGGCGTTGCATGATGGACTGACCGGCTTGGCCAACCGGGTCAAGTTCAACGACCGCCTCTCTGAAACCTTGACCCGGGCGTCATGTTACGCACAGAAAACGGCGGTATTCCTCATCGATTTGGACCAATTCAAGTATATCAACGACACCATGGGGCATCCCGTCGGCGACGATTTGATTAGAAACGTTGGCAAGCGATTGTCGAGAGTTGTCCAAGACGCCGGACTCGTGGCGAGATTTGGGGGCGACGAGTTTGCCATCATTCAAGAGTCCGTCGTCAACGAGCAGGAAATCCCGCTGTTGGCAACAGAACTCCTGGCCGCGATTCGCACTCCTGTCGAATTGGGTGAGAGTTCGGTCGTGGTCAGTGCGAGCATTGGAATTGCGGTATCGCCCTGCGACGCAGAAACACCCGTTGACTTGGTGAAGAACGCAGACCTCGCGTTGTATCGTGCGAAGGCCGATGGCCGAGGCTGTGCCAGATTTTTTGAAACCAATATGGACCAACAACTTCGCAACCGCCGTGAAATGGATTCGCGGTTGCGTGAGGCAATCGCCAACGAAGAATTCGTCCTGCACTTTCAACCACTGTTTTTGTCCGCATCGGGAGGTGTCTGCTCACTGGAAGCACTCCTCCGGTGGAACGATCCCAACTCAGGGCTGGTATCGCCTGACAAATTCATCCCCCTGGCCGAGGAAACCGGGTTGATCCAACCCATTGGCGAATGGGTGTTGTCTGAAGCATGTCGGCAAGCCTGCAATTGGCCCGAGGAGGTTCGAGTCGCCGTCAATGTTTCGCCCGTGCAATTCAAGTGTGGGAGCGTGTTGAAGAGCGTTGCGAAGGCCATCAACGAAAGTGGACTCGACCCCTCTCGCCTCGAAATCGAAATCACGGAGTCGGTCCTGCTCAGCGATAATGCTGATACTCTCGAGCAACTCCATGCGATCAGAGATCTTGGCGCTCGAATTGTCTTGGACGATTTCGGAACCGGATATTCCTCGCTCAGCTACCTCCGCCGTTTTCCGTTCGACAAGTTGAAGATGGATAAGTCCTTTGTCCGTGATCTGAACCAGGCAGACGCCGACGCCATCGTCAGCACTGTGGCCAACCTGGGCCGATGTCTGGGGATGGAAACTACGGCTGAAGGCGTCGAGACGGAAGAACAGTACATCCGTCTTGTGAAGGAGGGCTTCACGCAAATTCAAGGCTTCCTACGCGGAAAACCGGTGGCGGCGGAAGACGTCGCGGGGACATATCTGTCAGGCTTTTCGCGAGTCGAATCGGGAGCACTGTGCTCAGATCGCATTGCCTGGAAATCAGACGAACTATTGCATCGAATTGCGGAGACGATTGACAATAGCCACTCGGAAGCCTCGGGGGCCGA
- a CDS encoding PAS domain S-box protein produces the protein MKDRVEGMTADELFESRYQKECHWVHRFMVWIMVGQFFLGLAFAIFLSPFTWIGQQYEIHIHVWAALIIGGSLSSFAILWMKFFPDAAHTRHVVAISQTLWSALLIHLSGGRIETHFHVFASLAILSIYRDWKILITATVVVAMDHFGRGVYYPASVFGVVTESPYRWIEHAAWVVFEVAFLAPGCYRLRNEVRELCVRQYEIEEAKRSVDLQVQERTSELSAAYTQLEEQTAVAQKLAMVAKYTDNAVVITDGDSRIEWVNEGYTRISGYSLDEVVGRCPSDFQHGPATDPETKAFMRNAVREKRGFNTEVVNYRKDGDAFWLAMEVRPIADDMGNVNRFIAIQSDITERKNMELSLADAEARLRSIINNVPGAFYRREVSDECRTVFVSEWIYNLTGHNPEEFTAPDGLNLLDFVHPDDLTELNAAIQSAIDEESEFEREYRIIDANGNVKWIREKGQCLKIGEGTCQIFVDGMLFDVTQKVLAERENQRLQQDLLDVSRQAGMAEIATGVLHNVGNILNSVNVSASVIRKQYSRSALANLEKVSDLIAEHESSFDEFIREDTRGRKIPAYIRKVTEALCNERNKVSDEFDDLLRNVEHIKEIVSVQQSMAKSSGLQQELDAQDLIHDALAANKASLMSHRIEVEQSINKALPVFVSDKHRILQILINLIKNAKDALVENQTPDARIEITATTEENRVVFRVADNGIGIATEKLERIFQHGFTTKKSGHGFGLHSSANAATEMGGSLTVCSNGIGTGATFVLRLPLQLTNHEKNALELTT, from the coding sequence ATGAAGGATAGAGTCGAGGGCATGACGGCCGACGAACTGTTCGAGTCGCGGTATCAAAAGGAATGCCACTGGGTCCACCGATTTATGGTCTGGATCATGGTTGGCCAGTTCTTTCTCGGCCTGGCATTCGCCATTTTCTTGTCGCCGTTCACCTGGATTGGACAGCAATACGAAATCCATATCCACGTTTGGGCCGCCTTAATCATCGGCGGATCGCTTTCTTCGTTCGCCATTCTGTGGATGAAGTTTTTTCCGGACGCCGCACACACACGTCACGTTGTGGCGATTAGTCAGACATTATGGTCGGCGTTGCTGATTCACCTTTCCGGCGGACGCATCGAAACACACTTTCATGTGTTCGCTTCGCTGGCGATCCTCAGTATCTACCGAGACTGGAAGATCCTGATCACGGCCACGGTCGTCGTGGCGATGGATCATTTCGGTCGTGGGGTCTACTATCCGGCATCTGTCTTTGGAGTTGTCACGGAATCTCCCTACCGCTGGATCGAACATGCCGCCTGGGTGGTTTTTGAAGTCGCGTTTCTGGCACCAGGCTGTTATCGGCTGCGCAACGAAGTTCGCGAGCTTTGCGTTCGTCAGTACGAGATTGAAGAAGCCAAGAGAAGCGTCGATCTTCAAGTGCAGGAGCGAACCTCGGAACTGAGCGCGGCATACACGCAGCTTGAAGAACAAACGGCCGTGGCCCAGAAACTGGCCATGGTGGCCAAGTACACCGACAACGCCGTCGTGATTACTGACGGCGATTCGCGTATTGAGTGGGTCAACGAAGGTTACACGCGGATCTCGGGCTATTCGCTCGACGAAGTCGTCGGCCGGTGCCCGTCGGATTTCCAGCATGGTCCGGCAACCGATCCCGAGACGAAAGCTTTTATGCGGAACGCTGTCAGGGAGAAGCGGGGGTTCAACACGGAAGTTGTGAACTACCGAAAAGATGGTGACGCCTTTTGGTTGGCAATGGAAGTGCGGCCGATTGCAGATGACATGGGGAACGTAAATCGCTTCATCGCGATTCAAAGCGACATTACCGAACGCAAGAATATGGAGTTGTCGCTGGCCGACGCGGAGGCTCGCTTGCGGTCGATCATCAATAACGTGCCCGGTGCGTTTTACCGGCGTGAGGTCAGCGACGAGTGCCGCACCGTATTTGTCAGTGAATGGATTTACAATCTGACCGGCCACAATCCTGAGGAATTCACGGCACCCGATGGCTTGAATCTCTTAGATTTTGTTCATCCCGATGATCTCACGGAGTTGAATGCCGCAATCCAATCCGCCATCGATGAAGAGAGCGAATTTGAACGAGAGTATCGAATCATTGACGCAAACGGCAACGTCAAGTGGATTCGGGAGAAAGGCCAATGTCTCAAGATTGGAGAGGGAACCTGTCAAATTTTTGTTGACGGGATGCTGTTTGATGTCACCCAAAAGGTACTGGCCGAGCGAGAAAATCAAAGGTTGCAGCAAGACTTGCTCGATGTGTCGCGACAGGCCGGCATGGCCGAGATCGCCACTGGAGTGCTGCACAACGTGGGAAACATCCTCAACAGTGTCAACGTTTCCGCTTCTGTGATCCGCAAGCAGTACTCTCGAAGTGCACTAGCGAACCTGGAGAAAGTTTCCGACTTGATCGCCGAGCATGAATCCTCATTCGATGAATTCATTCGAGAGGATACTCGTGGTCGGAAGATACCGGCTTATATCCGCAAGGTGACCGAAGCCCTCTGCAACGAGCGGAACAAAGTCTCCGATGAATTCGACGACCTACTGAGAAATGTCGAGCACATCAAGGAGATTGTCAGTGTGCAACAATCGATGGCAAAGTCCTCTGGATTGCAGCAGGAACTCGACGCCCAAGATCTGATTCACGATGCGCTCGCTGCCAATAAGGCGTCACTGATGAGCCATCGAATCGAGGTGGAGCAGTCCATCAACAAAGCCTTGCCAGTGTTTGTGTCGGACAAACACCGCATCCTGCAGATCCTGATCAATCTGATCAAGAACGCAAAAGACGCTCTGGTGGAAAACCAGACGCCTGATGCGCGAATCGAGATTACCGCGACGACTGAGGAGAACCGGGTCGTGTTCCGCGTTGCGGACAACGGCATCGGCATTGCGACTGAGAAGCTGGAAAGAATTTTCCAGCATGGATTTACCACCAAGAAGTCGGGACATGGTTTCGGCCTGCATAGCAGCGCCAATGCCGCCACGGAAATGGGGGGCAGTTTGACCGTCTGCAGCAACGGAATTGGCACGGGGGCCACGTTTGTGCTGCGTTTGCCATTACAACTGACCAATCACGAAAAGAACGCGTTGGAGTTGACCACATGA
- a CDS encoding RedB, which produces MSTQLLLKSIVLFVLLSTTLVGYVILMDYSSRPGPEAEVLSTITEDELTQFSGHKQGRPTIVLFYHPKCPCTFATVRSLERLSMRFHNEPQIHAVAYCPENKTDVWIESRTTSSLRSLPGSRVHIDREGRMCQQFGVTTSGHILVYDSDGHLTFSGGTTSSRGHEGDCAASQELVRIVNSETTAIDVCTKSPVFGCSILEIEERNSDEG; this is translated from the coding sequence ATGTCCACTCAGCTATTGTTGAAATCGATTGTGCTCTTTGTCCTGCTGTCTACGACCCTGGTTGGTTATGTCATATTGATGGATTACTCGAGTCGGCCGGGCCCGGAAGCGGAAGTCCTCTCGACGATCACAGAAGATGAACTGACGCAGTTCTCCGGACACAAGCAGGGACGCCCGACAATCGTTTTATTCTACCACCCCAAGTGCCCCTGCACTTTTGCGACGGTGCGTAGTCTCGAACGGTTGAGTATGAGATTCCATAACGAGCCTCAAATTCATGCCGTGGCTTATTGTCCCGAGAACAAGACAGATGTCTGGATCGAGTCTCGCACCACCAGCAGTCTCCGAAGCTTGCCCGGCAGTCGCGTTCACATCGATCGTGAGGGCCGCATGTGCCAGCAGTTCGGCGTGACCACTTCGGGGCATATCCTTGTCTATGACAGCGATGGCCACCTGACGTTCAGTGGCGGCACGACGTCCTCGCGAGGACATGAAGGGGACTGCGCCGCGTCTCAGGAACTCGTGCGGATCGTGAACAGCGAAACGACCGCAATCGACGTTTGCACGAAGTCACCCGTGTTTGGTTGTTCAATCCTTGAAATCGAAGAACGGAACTCAGATGAAGGATAG
- a CDS encoding alpha/beta hydrolase has protein sequence MTLTAKTAFLLWIACGQIVAFGGKQKTETKRDQVKTGRFVYKQEPRRTLTVYYPDGWKATDERPALVIFRCRIPEQREHFRRLGMVIVKPVLAGVNSGKLPGMSLDEIAKAPKPRNQVEDSKSAIRWLRANCHKLGIDPERIAATGTSGGGDLALQSSINKAFEDPQDDRSISHRPDALVLYCPAFDGINIWFVKSAAMLEQVKADAPSFEPLLSRFVKDTEREYVTPLDHRANLIELAARLGDEKGIESDEVERFQQILKMFNERDWQLLHPADDALKMSASRILTKEPLPPTLIMFGTRDHLYEHQQAFVKQARSLGQQFTLKIYEGGGHSFMMQPAFMERSTREVETFLRSIDFIDDEE, from the coding sequence ATGACACTCACTGCGAAAACTGCATTCTTGCTTTGGATTGCGTGTGGTCAAATCGTTGCTTTCGGTGGCAAACAAAAGACCGAAACGAAACGCGATCAAGTTAAGACAGGACGATTCGTTTACAAGCAAGAGCCGCGTCGAACGCTCACGGTGTATTATCCCGACGGTTGGAAAGCGACCGACGAGCGGCCGGCGTTGGTCATATTTCGTTGCCGAATTCCGGAGCAACGCGAGCACTTCCGACGGCTTGGAATGGTGATTGTCAAACCGGTGCTGGCCGGCGTGAATTCCGGGAAGTTGCCTGGGATGAGCTTGGATGAGATCGCAAAGGCTCCCAAACCGCGGAACCAAGTCGAAGATTCCAAAAGCGCGATCCGTTGGTTACGAGCGAATTGCCATAAACTTGGCATCGACCCCGAAAGGATTGCCGCCACCGGCACCTCGGGCGGCGGTGATCTCGCACTCCAGTCGTCCATCAACAAAGCGTTCGAAGATCCGCAGGATGACCGGTCGATTTCACATCGCCCGGACGCCTTGGTGTTATATTGTCCGGCCTTTGATGGGATCAACATTTGGTTTGTAAAATCTGCTGCGATGTTGGAACAGGTCAAGGCCGATGCGCCATCATTCGAACCTTTGTTATCGCGATTCGTCAAAGACACCGAGCGCGAGTATGTGACGCCGCTTGACCATCGAGCCAACCTGATTGAATTGGCCGCTAGACTGGGCGACGAGAAAGGCATCGAGAGTGATGAAGTCGAACGGTTTCAGCAAATATTGAAGATGTTCAACGAACGAGACTGGCAACTATTGCACCCCGCCGACGACGCTTTGAAGATGTCCGCGTCCCGCATTTTGACGAAAGAGCCGTTGCCGCCCACGTTGATCATGTTCGGCACACGGGATCACCTATACGAGCATCAACAAGCGTTCGTCAAACAGGCGAGGTCACTCGGCCAACAGTTTACGCTCAAAATTTATGAAGGTGGCGGCCACAGTTTTATGATGCAACCCGCCTTCATGGAACGCAGTACACGTGAGGTCGAAACGTTCCTGCGGAGTATCGACTTCATCGACGATGAGGAGTAA
- a CDS encoding sialidase family protein — protein sequence MRHTGLGFVFVGLSGLLLTTAFADEGLWLAPGVAPLPTDKLGPFVRTSDGRILAIDAAASYVSHDEGKTWSEPRPLFPDGDDIKVSNERAVFRTSNGTIIAAFMNLNERHWTWNDDLTDAPGARLPTYVMRSQDDGKTWQDIQKMHEDWSGAVRDMIQTKSGRVIFTAMKMQHDPGRHAVLTYSSDDDGKTWKASNLIDLGGSGHHGGVTEPTLTELPDGRLWMLIRTNWGEFWSAYSHDGGRFWRVIKPSGIPSSSAPGLLKRLQSGRLLLVWNRPFPDGKTEWPKSGGDNRWSETPVSNHREELSVAFSDDHGKTWTEPSVIAHRHNTPRGRKWVAYPYVFESSPGQLWVTTMQGGLRVQIREKDFLKGGNAGESK from the coding sequence ATGAGACACACTGGCCTTGGATTCGTTTTTGTTGGGTTGAGCGGGCTACTCCTGACAACGGCGTTCGCCGATGAGGGATTGTGGCTGGCGCCCGGCGTCGCACCTCTTCCAACCGATAAACTCGGTCCCTTTGTGAGAACCTCAGACGGAAGGATTCTGGCGATCGATGCGGCAGCCAGCTACGTCAGTCACGATGAAGGAAAGACGTGGTCGGAGCCTCGGCCGCTTTTCCCAGATGGCGACGACATCAAGGTCAGCAACGAGCGGGCCGTGTTTCGCACCTCCAATGGTACGATCATCGCCGCCTTTATGAATCTCAACGAGCGGCATTGGACTTGGAACGATGACCTGACCGACGCACCGGGGGCTCGGCTACCGACGTATGTGATGCGAAGCCAGGATGACGGGAAAACGTGGCAAGACATTCAAAAAATGCATGAGGACTGGTCCGGCGCGGTCCGCGACATGATCCAGACAAAAAGCGGACGCGTGATTTTCACAGCGATGAAAATGCAGCACGATCCCGGCCGTCACGCTGTTTTGACCTATTCCTCCGACGACGACGGGAAAACATGGAAAGCTAGCAATCTGATTGACCTCGGCGGGTCCGGTCATCACGGTGGCGTTACGGAACCCACGCTGACGGAACTTCCCGACGGACGTCTCTGGATGCTGATCCGAACGAATTGGGGCGAATTCTGGTCAGCGTACTCGCATGACGGCGGCCGATTTTGGCGGGTCATCAAGCCCTCGGGCATCCCTTCCAGCAGCGCGCCGGGCTTGCTCAAACGACTTCAGAGCGGCCGGTTGCTGTTGGTCTGGAATCGCCCCTTCCCTGATGGAAAAACCGAATGGCCAAAGAGCGGTGGCGACAACCGGTGGTCGGAGACGCCGGTGAGCAACCATCGCGAAGAGTTGTCGGTAGCGTTTTCAGACGACCACGGAAAAACGTGGACCGAACCCAGCGTGATCGCGCATCGACACAACACCCCGCGCGGCAGGAAATGGGTGGCCTACCCCTATGTGTTCGAAAGCAGTCCCGGACAACTATGGGTCACAACGATGCAGGGCGGGCTCCGCGTGCAGATTCGCGAGAAAGATTTCCTGAAAGGCGGAAACGCAGGCGAGTCGAAATGA
- a CDS encoding DUF1501 domain-containing protein encodes MLKIEGNRLRLCDGLPRRSFLQIGGLAMGGLSLPQLLAAESQGESTRHKSVIMIFLAGGPPHQDMFDLKPNAPKEVRGEFDPIATSIPGIQISELMPRVASQMDKFAMIRSLVGAEGRHDSFECCTGHHFRSNQPQGGWPAMGASLSKLFGPVDPAVPPYIDLSHKMAHDPWNIKGSGFLGMSHAPFRADGESMKNMRVAAGGSAKLNSRASLLAQLDQFRRVADENVGAGLYDTFTEQALGVLSSSKLVAALDLEQEDAETRARYGQDNPKVLNYSLDKGYQAIMSRFLQARRLVEAGARCVTCSFAHFDWHGNNFGNARKVVPLLDQGVAALVQDLHERGLDKDVTVLVWGEFGRTPKINERAGRDHWPRVHAALLAGGGMKTGQVIGSTNRLGEEAATRPVHMQEVFATVYKNLGIDVAQVTIPDHNGRPQYLVEQQDVIHELI; translated from the coding sequence ATGCTGAAGATTGAAGGCAACAGACTCCGGCTTTGTGATGGGCTTCCGCGAAGGTCGTTCTTGCAAATCGGCGGTTTGGCCATGGGCGGACTGTCGCTCCCTCAGTTGCTGGCCGCCGAATCGCAGGGCGAGTCAACGCGGCATAAATCCGTGATCATGATTTTCCTGGCCGGTGGACCGCCGCATCAGGATATGTTCGATCTCAAGCCGAATGCTCCCAAAGAGGTTCGTGGCGAATTCGATCCGATTGCCACCAGCATCCCGGGTATTCAGATCAGCGAATTGATGCCTCGTGTTGCGAGCCAGATGGACAAGTTCGCGATGATCCGATCCCTTGTCGGAGCCGAGGGTCGGCACGATTCCTTCGAGTGTTGTACTGGGCATCACTTCCGAAGCAATCAGCCGCAAGGCGGATGGCCTGCGATGGGGGCGTCACTTTCCAAGCTGTTCGGTCCCGTTGATCCTGCGGTGCCGCCTTACATCGACCTCTCCCACAAGATGGCCCACGATCCCTGGAACATCAAAGGCTCGGGATTCCTGGGAATGTCTCATGCGCCGTTCCGGGCGGATGGCGAGTCGATGAAGAACATGCGCGTCGCTGCGGGTGGTTCTGCCAAGCTCAACAGCCGAGCCTCGCTGCTTGCGCAGTTGGACCAGTTCCGCCGGGTGGCCGATGAAAACGTGGGTGCCGGACTTTATGACACCTTTACGGAACAGGCCCTGGGCGTTCTCAGTTCTTCCAAGCTCGTCGCGGCGCTCGATCTGGAACAGGAAGACGCGGAAACCCGCGCTCGCTATGGGCAGGACAACCCGAAGGTCCTCAATTACTCGCTCGACAAAGGCTATCAAGCCATTATGTCACGTTTTCTGCAGGCCCGTCGGCTGGTGGAGGCGGGAGCCCGCTGCGTGACGTGCAGCTTTGCCCATTTCGATTGGCACGGAAACAACTTCGGAAATGCCCGCAAGGTTGTGCCCCTCTTGGATCAAGGCGTGGCCGCGTTGGTACAAGACCTACATGAGCGAGGACTCGACAAAGATGTGACGGTCCTGGTGTGGGGAGAATTCGGCCGTACGCCTAAGATCAACGAACGCGCCGGGCGGGACCATTGGCCACGAGTTCACGCGGCCTTGCTGGCGGGGGGCGGCATGAAAACCGGGCAAGTCATCGGTTCGACCAACCGCTTGGGTGAAGAAGCTGCAACTCGCCCCGTTCACATGCAGGAAGTGTTTGCGACAGTCTACAAGAACCTGGGCATTGACGTCGCTCAAGTCACGATTCCGGATCACAACGGGCGTCCCCAATACCTCGTTGAACAGCAGGATGTGATTCATGAGTTGATCTGA
- a CDS encoding sulfatase family protein, with the protein MKRSFFQCVAGIVLAVSFQSIANGEQQRPNILFLFSDDHALNAISAYQGRLAKIAPTPNIDRLAQEGAVFLNSFCGNSICGPSRATILTGKHSHKNGFMRNGNRFDPHQWTVAKELQQGGYNTAVIGKWHLNSDPVGFDYWEILPGQGNYYNPVFIQKGGKRKRFEGYATDLTTEKALGWLSHRDTSKPFFLMCQHKAPHRTFSPALRHLGAFDDVTIPEPANLFDDYANRSPTLAQNEMEIDRHFDWAYDAKVRKDERGNITLPKPDRYGTPEYNRMTAAQKKTWDAYFGPRNQKFLKDYAAGKLSHSDVVRWKYQRYMRNYLSTVKAVDESVGRMLQYLDENNLTDNTVVIYSSDQGFFLGEHGWYDKRWMFEESFRMPFLIRWPGVVKNGSRPTELIQNIDYAPTFLEIAELKTPSEVQGRSLVPILDGSAKEWRQSLYYTYYELGEHAVPQHFGVRTQTHKLIYFPQTDKWNLFDLERDPHEMKSVHADPTYRPIRESLVAEFNRLRQVYDAPPLPRSR; encoded by the coding sequence ATGAAGCGATCGTTTTTTCAATGCGTCGCAGGAATTGTTCTTGCTGTTTCTTTCCAATCCATAGCGAACGGCGAACAGCAGCGGCCAAATATCCTGTTTCTTTTCTCGGATGATCATGCGCTCAATGCGATCTCAGCTTATCAGGGTCGACTTGCCAAAATCGCACCAACGCCGAACATCGATCGGCTCGCCCAGGAAGGTGCTGTCTTCCTCAACTCGTTCTGTGGCAACTCGATTTGTGGTCCCTCACGTGCCACGATTTTGACAGGCAAACATAGCCACAAGAATGGTTTCATGCGGAACGGAAACCGGTTTGATCCCCATCAATGGACAGTTGCCAAAGAGTTACAACAAGGCGGCTATAACACGGCCGTGATTGGCAAGTGGCACTTGAACTCAGATCCTGTCGGCTTTGATTATTGGGAAATCCTGCCAGGCCAGGGCAACTATTATAATCCCGTCTTCATTCAGAAGGGTGGGAAACGCAAGCGATTTGAAGGATACGCCACGGATCTTACAACGGAAAAAGCTCTGGGTTGGCTAAGTCACCGCGATACTTCAAAGCCGTTTTTCTTGATGTGTCAGCACAAGGCGCCGCATCGGACTTTTTCACCAGCTCTCCGACATTTAGGGGCGTTCGATGATGTAACGATCCCTGAACCGGCCAATCTCTTTGATGACTATGCGAATCGCAGTCCGACACTCGCCCAAAACGAGATGGAAATCGACCGCCACTTTGATTGGGCCTACGACGCCAAAGTCCGCAAGGACGAACGAGGCAATATCACGCTACCAAAACCGGACCGCTACGGCACACCGGAATACAACCGGATGACCGCAGCTCAAAAGAAGACTTGGGACGCCTACTTTGGACCCCGAAATCAGAAATTTCTAAAAGACTATGCCGCCGGGAAGCTATCACATTCGGATGTTGTTCGGTGGAAGTATCAGCGGTATATGCGGAACTATCTGAGCACTGTCAAAGCGGTCGATGAGAGTGTAGGACGGATGCTCCAGTATCTCGACGAGAACAATCTCACCGATAACACCGTCGTGATTTACTCATCCGATCAAGGTTTTTTCCTGGGAGAGCACGGCTGGTACGACAAACGCTGGATGTTTGAGGAATCGTTCCGCATGCCGTTCTTGATTCGTTGGCCCGGTGTTGTGAAGAACGGTTCGCGACCGACAGAGTTGATTCAAAATATTGACTATGCTCCCACATTTCTTGAGATAGCAGAACTTAAAACTCCATCGGAAGTGCAAGGTCGCTCACTGGTGCCAATACTCGATGGTTCCGCCAAGGAATGGCGTCAATCGCTTTACTACACCTATTACGAACTAGGGGAACATGCGGTTCCCCAGCATTTCGGCGTGCGTACGCAAACTCATAAGCTCATCTACTTTCCACAGACTGACAAGTGGAATCTGTTTGATCTTGAACGCGACCCACACGAAATGAAGAGCGTTCACGCCGATCCGACTTACCGCCCCATACGGGAATCGCTCGTTGCAGAGTTCAATCGCTTACGCCAAGTGTATGATGCTCCGCCTTTGCCCCGCAGTCGATGA